The Ramlibacter algicola genome segment GCGTGGCCGGTCATGCGGGCGAAGGCCTGGAATTCGGCGAGCGTGCCCTTGTCGGAGGTCAGCACCGTGATCTCCGACCCCGCGGGCAGCTTGTTCAGCGTGCGGTACAGCCGCACGAGTGGCACCGGGCTGGGCAGGGCCCGCATGTCCACCACCTCGCCGGGCTGCACGCCCGGTCCGTCGAGGTCCATCGCGTCGGAGACGAACTCCTGCTCCTGGTTGCTGAAACGGGCCATGGACGCATTATGGGTGCGGGCGCACGCCGTGCAACACGTCGCAGCGATTCGCTCCGCCCGACGAACGCGGAGTGCCCGAGGACCGGCGGCGACGCAGTGGACGCGTCCCGTGAAATCGGTCCTCGCCGCGCCGCACGCCGCTTGCTACCTTCGCGGCCATGCATTCCCCGCGTGCCCATGGCGCTTCATTCCCCGACACGATGCCGAGCGACCTCGACCTGGACGTCGAGGCCGAGCGCGTGGTCGGTCCGCTGCACGGGTACCACGTGGCGTGCTATTCGGTGCCGGCGGACGAAGGCTTCTTCGCCTACGCCAAGGTCTACACCGAGCCGCTTTCGTGCGTATGGAACACGCCCTCCCCCGTCGCCAAGTACGCGGCCGGCCCGTTCGCCACCGGCGACCTCGCCATCGAGGCCGTGGTGCAGAAGTGCGACCTCGACCTGCGCCAGCGCGTGTCGAAAGCCAACCGCCTGATGCGGTGGCTTGCACGCGCCGGCCGCGGCCCGGCGCGGTCCTGACTCGCCTGACGCAAATGGGCAACTTGTAACTCGTCGCTGACAGTTTTGTTCTTGGAGCCGACGCTTTTCGTCATCTACGATCGTTTCAGGCTGCATGGCGGCCAGAGAAGAACCCGAGGAGAAGACGTGGCGGCGTTCCTGAAGTGGTTGGGATCCAGTGGTGCGTGGATCCGCTCCTTGCAGTATGAATTGCCGGTGGTCCAGGAGCCCGCCGTCAGGCCCGAATTGCGCCACTGGTGCGCGCTGGCCGGGGGCCTGGCCCTGATCCTCTCGCGCGCGACGGCACAGGACATCGAATCGAGCCTGCGCACCACCCGCGCCGTCTACCGCCAGTTGCGCAAGTGCCTGCAGGCCGGCGAGGCCCCCCGCGTGGCTTCGCGCCTGCTGTCCCTGCTGGCGGATGAAATCGACGCGGTCGCGGACCCCATCACCAAGGCTGCCTGCCGGCGCTGCATGCGCAAGCCGAAGGCGCAAAGCCCGTCGGAAGCCGCCCTGGCCCGCGCGACCGAGTCCACGGGCGGCGGCGGCATAGATCGCCACCGGGGCCAGGACTTCGAGGACGTGGAGACGCAACTCAGTCTCGACGTGTTCTCGAAGCGGTCGCATGCCTTGCGCCGCACCGTGGCGGGGGCGCGCCGCCCAACCGACACCTGATCGCTGGCCTGCCCGGAGAGACTCGAACTCCCGACCTGCTGCTTAGAAGGCAGCTGCTCTATCCAGTTGAGCTACGGGCAGGTCTTCCGATTGTCTCAGACCACCCTCGAGCACGCGAGGGCCGCGCGCCCGGGTTCAGGCGCGCCGGGCCAGCGGGTCGTCGTTCTCCGCCGACCCGTGCCGCAGCACGCGGCGTGACACGCGCTCGCGCAGGCGCCAGCGGGCCGCGTCGGCCAGCATGTGGCCCGCCCAGCGGTACACGTTGAACTCGCGCACGGTCGATCGCAGGCTGGCCATGCGTTCGCGCTGTTCCGCGGGCGGCATGGTCAGGGCGCGGTGCAGCGCATCGGCGACTTCCTCAACGTGGTACGGGTTCACGACCAGCGCCTCGGGCAGGTCGCGCGCCGCGCCGGCGAACCGGCTCAGGACCAGCACGCCCTGCTCGTCGTCACGCGCGGCGACGAACTCCTTGCACACCAGGTTCATGCCGTCGTGCAGGCTGGTGACCAGGCACGCATCGGCGGCGCGGTACAGGCGCGTGACCGCCTCCGGCTCGTGGTGCTGCGCGAGCAGCCGCACGACGCCGCGCCCGCCGGCGGAAAAGCGGCGGTTGATGCGCTCGGCCAGCGCGTGGATGCGCTGCTGGAACGCCTGGTATTCCTCCAGCGACGCGCGGGT includes the following:
- a CDS encoding sulfurtransferase TusA family protein; the encoded protein is MARFSNQEQEFVSDAMDLDGPGVQPGEVVDMRALPSPVPLVRLYRTLNKLPAGSEITVLTSDKGTLAEFQAFARMTGHALLEQRDDGGRYVHVFRRR